The Cellulosimicrobium cellulans genome contains the following window.
TCGCGCTCGTGGACCCGTCGCTCGACCGGTCGCTCGCGACGTCTCCCCGTGCCGGCGAGGACGGGAGCCCGGTCCCGGCGGTGGTGCTCGTCGTCGGCGTGAACGGCACCGGCAAGACGACGACGGTGGGCAAGCTCGCGCGCGTGCTGGTCGCGGAGGACCGCAGCGTGGTGCTCGGCGCGGCGGACACGTTCCGCGCCGCGGCGGCGGACCAGCTCGAGACCTGGGGCTCGCGCGTGGGGGTCCCGACCGTGCGGTCCGACCGCGACGGCGCGGACCCCGCCGCCGTCGCGTTCGACGCCGTGCGCCGCGGTCGCAGCGAGGGCGTCGACGTCGTGCTCGTCGACACTGCCGGGCGGCTCCAGAACAAGCAGGGCCTCATGGACGAGCTGGGCAAGATCCGGCGCGTCATCACCAAGGAGGCGCCGCTGTCGGAGGTGCTCCTCGTGCTCGACGCCACGACGGGCCAGAACGGGCTCAACCAGGCGCGCGTGTTCGGCGAGGTCGCCGGCGTGACGGGCATCGTCCTGACGAAGCTCGACGGGACGGCACGCGGAGGAATCGTCGTCGCGGTGCAGCGCGAGCTGGGCGTCCCCGTGAAGCTCGTCGGGCTGGGGGAGGGCCCCGACGACCTGGCCCCGTTCGACCCGGAGCAGTTCGTGGACGGCCTCCTCGGCGACTGACCGGATGCCCCGCGGCGGGTCACGGTCGTGTCACGGTGCGATCACGAGCGTGTCGCGATCCGGACGCCGCGCGGCGCCTCCACCCGGGTGAAACGGAACGTTTACGTCCGAGGAACGCTTGTCACACCCGCGTAACACGGCGACACCGCGGGGGAAACCCGCTCCCACCACCGTAGTCCCCGACCGGCCGCCCGGCTGGCGAGGGGAGATGATCCGATGGAGTGGGACACCGGGGCAACCGCGTGGATGCTGACCTCAGCATCCCTCGTGCTCCTGATGACGCCCGGACTGGCGTTCTTCTATGGCGGCATGGTCCGCGCCAAGTCCGTGCTGAACATGATGATGATGTCGTTCGGCGCGATGGCCGTCGTGGGCGTCGTCTACGTGCTGTGGGGCTGGTCGATGTCCTACGGCGAGGCCGGGACGGGTGGCCTCGTCGCCAGCCCGTTCGCGCAGTTTGGCCTCTCGGGGGCGATCACGGACGCCGACGGCAGCGCCGTGGCGAGCACGCTCGGCAACTACCCGAACGTGGTGGACATCGCGTTCCAGGTGACGTTCGCGATCATCACGGTCGCGCTCATCTCGGGTGCGCTGGCCGACCGCGTCAAGTTCGGCACCTGGCTCACCTTCACGGCGATCTGGGTCACCGTGACGTACTTCCCGCTCGCCCACATGGTCTGGGGCGGCGGCTTCCTCTCGAGCAACGAGAACGGCCTCGCGGCACGCATCTTCGGGGTGACCGACGGCGCCGCCACGGTCGCGCCGATCGACTTCGCGGGCGGCACGGTCGTCCACATCAACGCCGGTGTCGCGGCCCTCGTGCTCGCGATCCTCATCGGCAAGCGCAAGGGCTTCGGCAAGGAGCCGATGCGCCCGCACAACCTGCCGTTCGTCATGCTCGGTGCGGCCCTCCTGTGGTTCGGCTGGTTCGGCTTCAACGCGGGCTCGGCCTTCGGGGCCAACGAGACCGCCGGGCTCGCCTGGGTCAACACGACGAGCGCCACCGCGGCGGGCATCATCGGCTGGCTCCTCACGGAGAAGATCCGCGACGGCCACGCGACGTCGCTCGGTGCGGCGTCCGGCGTCGTGGCGGGTCTCGTCGCGATCACCCCGGCCGCGGGCGCGCTCAACCCGGTGACGTCGATCGTCCTGGGCCTCGTCGCCGGTGCGCTCTCCGCGCTCGCGGTCGGCCTCAAGTACCGCTTCGGCTACGACGACTCGCTCGACGTCGTCGGCGTCCACCTGGTCTCCGGCCTCTGGGGTACCGTCGCGATCGGCTTCCTCGCCACCGACACGGGCCTGTTCTTCGGCGGCGGCGCGCAGCAGCTCGTCGTGCAGATCCTCATCGCCCTCGTCGCCATCGTGTTCTCGGCGGCCACCACGCTGGTCATCGGCCTGATCCTCAAGGCGACGATGGGCTGGCGGGTCAGCGAGGACGCCGAGGTCGGCGGCATCGACCTCGCGGTCCACGGCGAGACGGCGTACGAGTCCATCCAGCAGGGCAGCGTCATCAAGGAGGTGCGGGCATGAAGCTCGTCACGGGAATCATCCAGCCGCACCGGCTCGACGACGTGAAGTCGGCGCTCGAGGCCGCGGGCGTGCGGGGCATGACGGTCAGCGAGGCCAGCGGCTACGGGCGCCAGAAGGGCCACACCGAGGTCTACCGCGGTGCGGAGTACACGGTCGACCTGGTGCCCAAGGTCCGCGTCGAGGTCCTCGTCGACGACGCCGACGCGACCGTGGTCACCGAGGTGATCGTCAAGGCGGCGCAGACCGGCAAGATCGGCGACGGCAAGGTCTGGACGGTCCCGGTGGACGACGTCGCCCGCGTGCGCACGGGCGAGCACGGCCCCGGCGCCCTGTGAGGCGACGGACCATCGGATGACCGACCACGCCGACACCCCGACCACGGGCGGGGTCGCGGGGGGATCGGCGGGGCGCCTCGAGCAGCAGCCGGGCGAGCAGAGCGCGGAGGTCCCGCACCCCGAGGGGGTGCGGGACCTCCGCGCGCGGATGCTCGACGTCGCGCGGTCCAGGAGCGGACCCGGCCGCAGCG
Protein-coding sequences here:
- the ftsY gene encoding signal recognition particle-docking protein FtsY; translated protein: MNDLLPLWIALGVLLVVGLVTFGTVSVRRRRRDVVEPPPAAPTAPPATREPASGSPGAAVAGAPPAAEETLAPAPTVERPEPVGGRLVRLRERLARSGSPLGARLLSVLSRDHLTEDDWDELEETLLLADVGAGPAGELIDALRTKVRVLGVRDAASVRDLLRTELVALVDPSLDRSLATSPRAGEDGSPVPAVVLVVGVNGTGKTTTVGKLARVLVAEDRSVVLGAADTFRAAAADQLETWGSRVGVPTVRSDRDGADPAAVAFDAVRRGRSEGVDVVLVDTAGRLQNKQGLMDELGKIRRVITKEAPLSEVLLVLDATTGQNGLNQARVFGEVAGVTGIVLTKLDGTARGGIVVAVQRELGVPVKLVGLGEGPDDLAPFDPEQFVDGLLGD
- a CDS encoding P-II family nitrogen regulator, translating into MKLVTGIIQPHRLDDVKSALEAAGVRGMTVSEASGYGRQKGHTEVYRGAEYTVDLVPKVRVEVLVDDADATVVTEVIVKAAQTGKIGDGKVWTVPVDDVARVRTGEHGPGAL
- a CDS encoding ammonium transporter, with protein sequence MEWDTGATAWMLTSASLVLLMTPGLAFFYGGMVRAKSVLNMMMMSFGAMAVVGVVYVLWGWSMSYGEAGTGGLVASPFAQFGLSGAITDADGSAVASTLGNYPNVVDIAFQVTFAIITVALISGALADRVKFGTWLTFTAIWVTVTYFPLAHMVWGGGFLSSNENGLAARIFGVTDGAATVAPIDFAGGTVVHINAGVAALVLAILIGKRKGFGKEPMRPHNLPFVMLGAALLWFGWFGFNAGSAFGANETAGLAWVNTTSATAAGIIGWLLTEKIRDGHATSLGAASGVVAGLVAITPAAGALNPVTSIVLGLVAGALSALAVGLKYRFGYDDSLDVVGVHLVSGLWGTVAIGFLATDTGLFFGGGAQQLVVQILIALVAIVFSAATTLVIGLILKATMGWRVSEDAEVGGIDLAVHGETAYESIQQGSVIKEVRA